A region of Lycium barbarum isolate Lr01 chromosome 1, ASM1917538v2, whole genome shotgun sequence DNA encodes the following proteins:
- the LOC132627979 gene encoding serine acetyltransferase 1, chloroplastic-like, which yields MSTNFLGSPLLHKNAIITTPYNNSPLMKLSTFTIKACLHSSRTKTPNPNKPQIDDHVYNYTKYCQPNFPDPISQIPISQKEPKITKKDEKGGVLDLWLKMQNEARLDIEQEPILGNYYKNSILEQDCMESALAYHLSMKLSNSSLPNESLYDLFIGVLTEDKELIFNVVADLRAVKERDPACISYVHCFLNFKGFLACQAHRIAHRLWSKNRKILALVIQNRVCEVFAVDIHPGAKIGGGILLDHATGVVIGETAVIGENVSILHNVTLGGTGKVCGDRHPKIGDGVLIGAGTCVLGNVRIEDGAKIGAGSVVLMEVPARTTAVGNPARLIGGKENPMKLDKIPSLTMDHISHMSEWSDYVI from the coding sequence ATGTCCACTAATTTCCTTGGATCACCACTCCTTCACAAAAATGCAATAATAACCACTCCTTACAATAATAGCCCTCTAATGAAACTCTCCACTTTCACCATTAAAGCTTGTTTACACTCTTCAAGAACCAAAACTCCTAATCCAAACAAACCCCAAATTGATGATCATGTTTATAACTACACCAAATACTGCCAACCCAATTTCCCTGACCCTATTTCTCAAATACCCATTTCACAAAAAGAGCCAAAAATCACCAAAAAGGATGAAAAGGGAGGTGTTCTTGATTTGTGGCTAAAAATGCAAAATGAGGCTAGATTAGACATTGAGCAAGAACCCATTTTGGGAAATTACTATAAAAATTCAATCTTGGAACAAGATTGTATGGAAAGTGCTTTGGCTTACCATCTTTCAATGAAATTGAGTAATTCAAGTTTACCTAATGAGAGTCTATATGATCTTTTCATAGGGGTGCTCACAGAGGATAAAGAATTGATTTTTAATGTTGTAGCTGATTTAAGAGCTGTTAAAGAAAGGGATCCAGCTTGTATTAGTTATGTACATTGTTTCTTGAATTTTAAAGGGTTTTTAGCATGTCAAGCACATAGGATAGCACATAGGTTATGGTCTAAAAATAGAAAGATTCTAGCTTTAGTCATACAAAATAGAGTTTGTGAAGTTTTTGCTGTTgatattcatcctggtgctaaaATTGGTGGTGGGATTTTACTTGATCATGCTACTGGTGTTGTTATTGGTGAGACTGCTGTTATTGGTGAAAATGTGTCAATTTTGCATAATGTGACATTAGGTGGTACTGGTAAAGTGTGTGGTGATAGGCATCCAAAGATTGGTGATGGTGTGTTGATTGGTGCTGGAACTTGTGTTCTTGGAAATGTGAGAATTGAAGATGGTGCTAAGATTGGTGCTGGTTCTGTGGTGTTAATGGAAGTGCCTGCAAGAACTACTGCTGTGGGAAATCCAGCTAGGTTGATTGGTGGGAAAGAAAATCCAATGAAACTTGATAAAATTCCTAGTTTGACTATGGATCATATTTCACATATGTCTGAGTGGTCTGATTATGTAATCTAG
- the LOC132627986 gene encoding heterogeneous nuclear ribonucleoprotein 1-like encodes MMESDLGKLFIGGISWDTDEDRLREYFRSYGEVVEAVIMRDRNTGRARGFGFVVFADPTVAERVVKEKHMIDGRTVEAKKAVPRDDQQIINRNNSSIQGSPGPGRTKKLFVGGLASTVTESDFKTYFDQFGTITDVVVMYDHNTQRPRGFGFITYDSEEAVDRALYKTFHELNGKMVEVKRAVPKELSPALGPRSPLVGYNYGLNRANNFLNNYAAQGYNLASVGGYGVRMDGRFSPVAGARAGFSQFASPAYGMGVNLDPALSPTFAGASNFNNNLGYGRILNPYFGGNSSRYSTTPIGYSTSGNRGDSFLSSPTRNLWGNIGLGLNTSANSGGPGSFVGSGSGNYGVFANNSANWGSLISAPGGNSSGYGGGNNYGLGSGGLGRNNAAGPATTSSFTVSTGVTYEGSYGDQFRGGASVYGDRTWQGVSSDADGSSSFEYGLGNPADVSAKDSEDYIGNYSIANRQSNRGIAA; translated from the exons ATGATGGAGTCAGATCTGGGTAAGCTATTCATAGGTGGGATTTCTTGGGACACGGATGAGGATCGTCTTAGAGAATATTTCAGGTCATATGGAGAAGTGGTGGAAGCTGTGATCATGAGGGATCGTAATACTGGTCGTGCTCGTGGTTTTGGTTTTGTTGTCTTTGCCGATCCTACTGTTGCTGAAAGAGTAGTTAAGGAGAAACACATGATTGACGGGCGAACG GTTGAGGCAAAGAAGGCTGTTCCTAGGGATGATCAACAAATAATAAATAGAAACAATAGCAGCATTCAAGGATCTCCAGGTCCTGGACGCACCAAAAAGCTATTTGTAGGAGGCTTAGCATCTACTGTTACCGAGAGTGATTTCAAGACATATTTCGATCAGTTTGGTACAATTACAGATGTCGTAGTGATGTATGACCATAATACTCAGAGGCCAAGAGGGTTTGGATTTATAACTTATGATTCGGAGGAAGCAGTTGATAGGGCATTGTATAAGACTTTTCATGAACTAAATGGTAAAATGGTTGAAGTAAAGCGGGCCGTGCCGAAGGAGCTATCTCCCGCACTGGGCCCCCGCAGCCCGCTCGTGGGATACAATTACGGACTCAATAGAGCCAACAATTTCCTCAACAACTATGCTGCTCAGGGGTATAATCTAGCATCGGTTGGAGGATACGGGGTCCGCATGGATGGAAGGTTTAGTCCAGTTGCCGGTGCTCGTGCTGGTTTCTCTCAGTTTGCTTCTCCAGCTTATGGAATGGGTGTAAATTTGGACCCAGCTTTGAGCCCTACATTTGCAGGAGCGTCCAACTTTAACAATAATCTTGGTTATGGGCGAATACTGAACCCGTATTTTGGTGGAAATTCAAGCAGATACAGTACTACTCCTATTGGATATAGCACAAGCGGAAATAGAGGGGATTCTTTTCTAAGCTCCCCTACCAGGAATTTATGGGGAAATATTGGCCTTGGCCTCAACACTTCAGCAAATTCTGGTGGGCCAGGTTCATTTGTGGGGTCCGGAAGTGGAAATTATGGCGTCTTCGCGAATAACAGTGCTAATTGGGGTTCTCTTATTTCTGCTCCGGGTGGTAATTCTTCTGGATATGGTGGTGGGAATAATTATGGGCTGGGATCTGGAGGACTTGGAAGAAACAATGCAGCGGGTCCTGCTACAACTTCATCGTTTACAGTATCAACTGGTGTTACTTACGAGGGGTCTTATGGAGATCAATTCCGGGGCGGTGCTTCGGTGTATGGTGATCGAACTTGGCAAGGTGTTTCTTCTGATGCAGATGGTTCTAGTTCATTTGAATATGGTCTTGGAAATCCAGCAGATGTTTCAGCTAAAGATTCTGAGGATTATATCGGAAATTATAGTATTGCAAATAGACAATCGAATAGAG GAATTGCAGCATAG
- the LOC132626907 gene encoding LOW QUALITY PROTEIN: putative ATP synthase protein YMF19 (The sequence of the model RefSeq protein was modified relative to this genomic sequence to represent the inferred CDS: deleted 1 base in 1 codon; substituted 3 bases at 3 genomic stop codons), producing the protein MSTGAYRIKEKKAWRDDSNSFEDISRKKFXRGVSYIYCSLSEVSQXCHRPFXGKKRKLDFPSVISISCVEEISVSREMEKTYDVLYLISKSVHNHPMSKLHSQTTHIYVKYGPLSQRNKWLTRNEKNKLLYYI; encoded by the exons ATGTCGACTGGTGCATATCGGATCAAA GAGAAAAAGGCTTGGAGAGACGACTCCAACAGTTTCGAAGATATTTCGAGAAAAAAGTTTTAGCGTGGtgtatcatatatatactgtaGTTTATCTGAAGTATCTCAATAATGTCATCGACCTTTTTgaggaaaaaaaaggaaattagacTTTCCATCTGTC ATTTCCATCTCTTGTGTTGAAGAAATAAGTGTTTCACGAGAAATGGAAAAAACATACGAT GTATTATATTTGATCTCTAAGTCCGTACACAACCATCCTATGTCTAAATTACATAGTCAGACCACTCATATATATGTGAAGTATGGTCCATTGTCTCAAAGAAATAAATGGCTCACGAGAAATGAAAAAAACAAACTACTGTATTATATTTGA